Proteins co-encoded in one Aspergillus flavus chromosome 2, complete sequence genomic window:
- a CDS encoding putative pheromone-regulated multispanning membrane protein Prm1 (unnamed protein product), whose product MVFSRSGRSIFPLLPPYGAHDPNGGPGRAVPLHPDGITPYLGLRARLSQVWLNRWTILLLLVLARVLIAATGMQSDMDSAKREAQSACTSVETMGSAMASMPHYLSRGVNELTASGVEAAVNGLISMLLLTITGVEALIIFFIKVMYQTYLCLFTMVVRGSTQAALGVIQDTTEFLNKTVQTVGEDIGKAVETFESGLNKFLSGINKVASAFGGEVPTLNISKNIDELKDIHLPGSINDTIDKINSSIPTFDEVDKFVTDVLKFPFEEVKSLINGSLGNYTFDRSALPVPAKEQLTFCDENNGINTFFRKVAETIVAARKIFLAVLIIAATLVCVPVAWQEIRRWRTMKERSQIVRKDAHDPMDVVYIVSRPHTAGAGIKAASRFSNSRRQILVRWAIAYATSPAALFVLCLALAGLFACLCQYLLLKAIERTVPELTSEVGEFAEKVVTSLQNTSAKWANDTNGVIDGMSNDINKNVLGWVNTSTTAVNDTLNAFVDKTTGVLNDTFGGTILYSPLQDVFNCLIGLKVASVQKGLTWVHDHAHVDFPHVPNDILSKGADSSINNSTSASDSFLANPGDKTSDKITEVVMRVLNKIKEGVRTETIISACVLGIWFINFLFGLIRAMILFWGRDKNRGEGGGAPINNNPDVNGFTEVPLTAIPNTQAASLPAPRYEVALKTPPVVGHFHEDEKMGYAGQRALKVDGTSDLRGSSYIEGYIRERKSSQSDFIQVMTL is encoded by the exons ATGGTGTTTTCGAGGTCTGGACGATCTATTTTCCCGCTACTCCCACCGTACGGCGCGCATGATCCAAATGGCGGTCCCGGGCGTGCAGTACCGCTGCACCCCGATGGTATTACACCGTATCTAGGACTGCGAGCTCGTTTATCACAAGTGTGGCTAAATCGTTGGACGATCTTGCTACTCCTTGTCCTAGCCCGAGTTTTGATAGCGGCAACTGGGATGCAGTCGGACATGGACTCAGCCAAGCGCGAAGCCCAATCTGCCTGCACGTCAGTTGAGACGATGGGGAGCGCCATGGCTTCAATGCCCCATTATCTTTCACGGGGAGTGAATGAGCTTACAGCCTCTGGTGTTGAGGCAGCAGTTAACGGCCTCATATCTATGCTGTTGCTCACAATCACTGGAGTCGAAGCGCTGATAATCTTTTTCATCAAAGTTATGTATCAGACGTACCTCTGTTTATTCACGATGGTTGTTAGAGGTAGTACGCAAGCTGCGCTCGGCGTGATACAAGATACCACCGAATTCTTGAACAAAACAGTCCAAACAGTCGGTGAAGACATCGGCAAGGCCGTCGAAACTTTTGAATCTGGTCTTAACAAATTTTTGAGTGGAATCAACAAAGTTGCGAGCGCTTTCGGTGGAGAAGTGCCGACGCTTAACATCTCAAAGAACATCGACGAGTTGAAGGACATTCACCTCCCAGGATCAATCAACGACACTATCGACAAGATCAACAGTTCCATCCCAACGTTTGATGAGGTCGACAAATTTGTCACAGACGTCTTGAAGTTCCCTTTCGAGGAAGTCAAGAGCCTCATCAATGGGTCTTTGGGAAATTACACCTTCGACCGCTCAGCGTTACCTGTTCCTGCGAAGGAACAGCTGACCTTCTGCGATGAAAACAACGGGATCAATACGTTCTTCAGGAAGGTCGCTGAAACCATCGTAGCTGCTCGCAAAATCTTCCTCGCTGTTCTGATTATCGCTGCAACTCTTGTTTGTGTCCCGGTAGCCTGGCAGGAGATACGTCGTTGGCGCACCATGAAAGAGCGCTCTCAGATCGTCCGAAAAGATGCGCATGATCCGATGGACGTTGTCTACATCGTTTCTCGTCCTCACACCGCAGGTGCAGGCATCAAAGCAGCAAGCAGGTTCAGCAATAGTCGTCGACAAATATTGGTGCGGTGGGCCATTGCATACGCAACCTCACCGGCCGCTCTATTCGTCCTGTGCCTTGCCCTTGCTGGACTCTTCGCCTGCCTTTGCCAGTATCTGCTACTGAAGGCTATTGAGAGGACAGTACCGGAACTAACAAGCGAAGTCGGCGAGTTTGCCGAGAAAGTGGTCACTTCTTTACAAAATACATCTGCCAAATGGGCGAACGACACCAACGGAGTCATCGATGGCATGAGCAATGACATCAACAAGAACGTCCTCGGCTGGGTAAACACCAGTACAACAGCCGTGAATGATACTTTGAACGCCTTTGTCGACAAGACAACAGGAGTCCTCAACGACACGTTCGGAGGTACCATCCTGTATAGCCCACTGCAGGACGTCTTCAATTGCTTGATCGGTCTCAAGGTGGCATCTGTCCAAAAAGGCCTTACCTGGGTCCATGACCATGCTCACGTTGACTTCCCACATGTACCCAACGATATTCTCTCCAAGGGTGCTGACAGCAgcatcaacaacagcacaAGCGCATCCGACAGTTTCCTCGCCAACCCAGGCGACAAGACGTCCGACAAAATTACCGAAGTCGTCATGCGGGTCCTCAATAAAATCAAGGAAGGCGTCCGAACAGAAACCATCATATCGGCTTGCGTACTGGGCATATGGTTCAtcaactttctttttggcctCATCCGCGCCATGATTCTTTTCTGGGGCCGGGATAAGAACCGAGGCGAGGGTGGTGGCGCTCCCATAAACAATAATCCAGATGTCAACGGCTTCACCGAGGTCCCATTGACTGCTATTCCCAATACACAAGCCGCCTCGCTACCTGCTCCTCGATATGAAGTCGCCCTGAAAACCCCGCCCGTCGTCGGTCATTTccatgaagatgagaagatgGGATACGCTGGTCAAAGGGCGCTCAAGGTTGATGGGACGTCTGATCTGCGTGGAAGTAGCTATATTGA GGGATATATTCGTGAAAGAAAGTCTTCTCAATCTGATTTCATCCAAGTCATGACGCTGTAG